The following are encoded together in the Microterricola viridarii genome:
- a CDS encoding NAD-dependent succinate-semialdehyde dehydrogenase, which produces MSENTTVERTARESALLESVPNQLFIAGKWVDSTSGRAIHVQDPATGAVIKTIADAAVEDGAAALDAAVAAQDSWAATAPRVRGEILRRAFDLLQERKNDFALLMTLEMGKPLAEALGEVAYGGEFLRWFSEEAVRISGRYGSNPEGTGTMVVTQRPVGPCFLITPWNFPLAMATRKIAPALAAGCTVVVKPAALTPLTTLFFVRLLEDAGLPAGVVNVITTSTSGAVSDPIIADPRLRKLSFTGSTPVGQALIRQSAEGVLRTSMELGGNAPFVVFEDADLDKAVDGAIIAKFRNIGQACTAANRFIVHESIAEEFARRVTERVNVFPIGRGTEDGVVIGPLINDKAVAKADELVQDALGRGATLLTGGNAIAGEGSFYQPTVISGVRPGSDILREEIFGPVLAITPFTDEDDAVRIANDTEYGLVSYVFTQDLARGHRMIDRLQTGMMGLNVGVVSNAAAPFGGVKQSGLGREGGLEGIQEYLSTKYTLIPNS; this is translated from the coding sequence ATGAGTGAGAACACCACAGTCGAGCGCACGGCCCGCGAGAGCGCGCTGCTGGAGAGCGTTCCGAACCAGCTGTTTATCGCGGGGAAGTGGGTCGACTCGACCTCGGGGCGCGCGATCCACGTGCAGGACCCTGCCACCGGTGCCGTCATCAAGACGATCGCCGACGCCGCGGTGGAAGACGGCGCGGCCGCGCTCGACGCCGCCGTCGCCGCGCAAGACTCCTGGGCCGCCACCGCTCCCCGGGTGCGTGGCGAGATCCTGCGCCGCGCCTTCGACCTGCTGCAGGAGCGCAAGAACGACTTCGCCCTGCTGATGACCCTGGAGATGGGCAAGCCGCTGGCTGAGGCGCTAGGCGAGGTTGCGTATGGGGGCGAGTTCTTGCGCTGGTTCAGCGAGGAAGCCGTGCGCATTAGCGGCCGCTATGGCTCCAACCCAGAGGGCACGGGCACGATGGTCGTCACCCAGCGCCCCGTCGGCCCCTGCTTCCTGATCACCCCGTGGAACTTCCCGCTGGCCATGGCCACCCGCAAGATCGCCCCTGCACTCGCCGCCGGCTGCACGGTCGTGGTCAAGCCCGCCGCCCTCACGCCCTTGACGACGCTGTTCTTCGTGCGGCTGCTCGAAGACGCTGGACTGCCCGCCGGCGTGGTCAACGTGATCACCACCTCCACCTCCGGCGCGGTGTCCGACCCGATCATCGCCGACCCCCGGCTGCGCAAGCTGAGCTTCACCGGCTCGACCCCGGTCGGCCAGGCGCTGATCCGCCAGTCGGCCGAGGGCGTGCTGCGCACCTCGATGGAGCTCGGCGGCAACGCCCCGTTCGTCGTGTTCGAGGACGCAGACCTGGACAAGGCCGTCGACGGCGCCATCATCGCGAAGTTCCGCAACATCGGCCAGGCCTGCACCGCGGCCAACCGCTTCATCGTGCACGAGTCCATCGCGGAGGAGTTCGCCCGCCGGGTGACCGAGCGGGTCAACGTCTTCCCCATCGGCCGCGGCACAGAGGACGGCGTCGTGATCGGCCCGCTGATCAACGACAAGGCGGTGGCGAAGGCCGACGAGCTCGTGCAGGACGCGCTCGGCCGCGGCGCGACGCTGCTCACCGGCGGCAACGCGATCGCGGGGGAGGGCTCGTTCTACCAGCCGACCGTGATCAGCGGTGTGCGGCCGGGCAGCGACATCCTGCGCGAGGAGATCTTCGGACCGGTGCTGGCGATCACGCCGTTCACCGACGAGGACGACGCCGTGCGCATCGCCAACGACACCGAGTACGGGCTGGTCAGCTACGTGTTCACACAGGACCTGGCCCGCGGCCACCGCATGATCGACCGCCTCCAGACGGGAATGATGGGGCTGAACGTCGGCGTCGTCTCCAACGCCGCCGCCCCGTTCGGCGGGGTCAAGCAGTCCGGCCTCGGCCGCGAGGGCGGCCTGGAGGGCATCCAGGAGTACCTCTCGACGAAGTACACCCTCATCCCCAACTCCTGA
- a CDS encoding helix-turn-helix domain-containing protein, with the protein MPRSSRVTTAIARDFSEFRTAVSESFVPLHVTSERPDPFRGRIRSTDVDDIHVSEVNAGEHTVERTPELIARGDRHYFKLSLQLSGTGLLIQDNREAILLPGDVAVYDTNRPYSLVFDDDFRTMVVMFPKHLIDLPSDVVGQLTAVRMSGSEGVGRMIVPFLSQLVGNLDQLGGATGTRLVHSALDLVTTMFSSELDLERGSANPHQALMQRVRSYIDANLASTDLGPNQIAAAHFISTRHLHGLFQAEGTTVSTWIRTRRLERCRRDLLNPVYAHRPVAAVASRWGFVDAAHFSRVFKAAYGVAPSELRARAAAGA; encoded by the coding sequence ATGCCGCGCAGCTCGCGCGTGACGACCGCCATCGCCCGCGACTTCAGCGAGTTCCGCACGGCCGTCTCCGAGTCTTTCGTGCCATTGCACGTGACGAGCGAGCGTCCGGACCCCTTCCGCGGCCGCATCCGCTCCACCGATGTCGACGACATCCATGTAAGCGAGGTCAACGCCGGTGAGCACACCGTCGAGCGCACCCCGGAGCTGATCGCCCGCGGCGACCGGCACTACTTCAAGCTGAGCCTCCAGCTCTCTGGCACCGGGCTGCTCATCCAGGACAACCGCGAGGCGATCCTGCTGCCCGGTGACGTGGCCGTCTACGACACCAACCGGCCGTACTCGCTGGTCTTCGACGATGACTTCCGCACCATGGTTGTCATGTTCCCCAAGCACCTGATCGATCTGCCGTCGGACGTCGTCGGGCAGCTGACGGCCGTGCGGATGTCGGGCAGCGAGGGCGTCGGTCGGATGATCGTGCCGTTCCTCTCGCAGCTCGTCGGCAACCTCGACCAGCTGGGCGGCGCGACCGGCACCCGACTCGTGCACAGCGCGCTCGACCTGGTCACCACCATGTTCTCCAGCGAGCTCGACCTCGAGCGCGGCTCGGCGAACCCGCACCAGGCGCTCATGCAGCGAGTGCGGAGCTACATCGACGCGAACCTCGCCTCAACAGACCTCGGGCCGAACCAGATCGCCGCGGCACACTTCATCTCGACGCGGCACCTGCACGGCCTGTTCCAGGCGGAGGGCACGACCGTCTCCACCTGGATCCGGACCCGCCGGCTTGAGCGCTGCCGACGCGACCTGCTGAACCCGGTCTACGCCCACCGCCCGGTCGCGGCCGTCGCCTCGCGCTGGGGTTTCGTCGATGCCGCGCACTTCAGCCGGGTGTTCAAGGCCGCGTACGGCGTCGCCCCCAGCGAGCTGCGGGCCCGGGCGGCGGCCGGCGCCTGA
- a CDS encoding MoaF C-terminal domain-containing protein gives MTDTTTDPALDEWRSYDEFAAGIDTFRLPNVSLDGSSIRLTLDDGGTLALDFGTDTVRWSADGTLSATESIDPYDAVAVRENVVFVNLPLSSRERESLTIVYSTTTHRAVVTHSQIGEEEVEAAPRVSQSFWSAVTDGGTPSGEVPGPSRDLIGKRNIYRYSPEHLYEHVYVSSQRYAWQCLEGVQRGHGDMDLSTVWKFDDGLYLFCFREFRIAVASVWLHDLGYQLMTTGVFLGLNGAGESEHSRGGGHIYPLGSVAYPDAQPV, from the coding sequence ATGACCGACACCACCACGGACCCGGCGCTCGACGAATGGCGCAGTTACGACGAGTTCGCCGCCGGCATCGACACCTTCCGGCTGCCCAACGTGTCGCTGGACGGCTCCTCGATCCGCCTCACGCTGGATGACGGCGGGACGCTCGCACTCGACTTCGGCACCGACACGGTGCGGTGGAGCGCGGACGGCACCCTCAGCGCCACCGAGAGCATCGACCCGTACGACGCCGTCGCCGTGCGCGAGAACGTGGTCTTCGTCAATCTGCCGCTCAGCAGCAGGGAGCGCGAATCGCTCACGATCGTGTACTCGACGACGACCCACCGCGCCGTCGTCACCCACTCGCAGATCGGCGAGGAGGAAGTCGAGGCCGCCCCGCGCGTGAGCCAGAGCTTCTGGTCGGCGGTGACAGACGGGGGCACCCCGAGCGGTGAGGTGCCCGGGCCGTCGCGCGACCTCATCGGCAAGCGCAACATCTACCGGTACAGCCCGGAGCACCTCTACGAGCACGTCTACGTGTCGAGCCAGCGCTACGCCTGGCAGTGCCTCGAGGGCGTGCAGCGCGGTCACGGCGACATGGACCTCTCCACCGTGTGGAAGTTCGACGACGGGCTCTACCTGTTCTGCTTCCGTGAGTTCCGCATCGCCGTCGCCAGCGTCTGGCTGCACGACCTCGGCTACCAGCTGATGACGACGGGGGTCTTCCTCGGGCTGAACGGTGCGGGCGAATCCGAGCACTCCCGCGGCGGCGGGCACATCTACCCGCTCGGCAGCGTCGCCTACCCCGACGCCCAGCCCGTCTGA
- a CDS encoding MFS transporter, whose product MSTALSERPATKQRELRRVAFATVIGTTIEWYDFFLYASAAGLVFAHLFFAPAGPQIAILLSFASVGVSFLFRPFGAFLAGHFGDKIGRKAMLVITLILMGTSTMLIGFLPTYEQIGVAAPIMLMLLRILQGLSTGGEWGGAVLMAVEHAPDGQRGRMGAFPQIGVPLGLLLASGILALMTGVVSPGDAFLEWGWRLPFLLSFVLVVVGIVVRRTVEESPVFTEIAARKEQTKTPILVLFKKHWLLVILAALTFAGNNAAGYMTTGGYLQNYATTPLEEGGLVGMERTPVLLAVTGSAVVWLIFTWIAGNISDKIGRRNTYIIGWIVFLATVFLLFPLVNTGNVWLVFLGLALFTIGNGLTYGQQAAYFTELFPASIRYSGVSITYALGAILGGAFAPMISTWLVQTTGSATSVAFYIAGMVVVAFIATLLLRDRTGIPLGPDHEAEQSVGQIYGMK is encoded by the coding sequence TTGTCAACTGCACTGTCCGAGCGTCCGGCCACCAAGCAGCGGGAGCTGCGGCGGGTCGCTTTCGCCACCGTCATCGGCACCACCATCGAGTGGTACGACTTCTTCCTCTACGCGAGCGCAGCCGGCCTCGTCTTCGCACACCTGTTCTTCGCGCCGGCCGGCCCGCAGATCGCCATCCTGCTCTCGTTCGCCTCCGTCGGCGTCAGCTTCCTGTTCCGCCCGTTCGGCGCGTTCCTGGCCGGCCACTTCGGCGACAAGATCGGCCGCAAGGCCATGCTCGTCATCACGCTGATCCTGATGGGCACGTCGACCATGCTCATCGGCTTCCTGCCGACCTACGAGCAGATCGGCGTCGCCGCGCCGATCATGCTCATGCTCCTGCGCATTCTGCAGGGCCTCTCCACCGGTGGTGAGTGGGGCGGCGCCGTGCTGATGGCCGTTGAGCACGCCCCTGACGGCCAGCGTGGCCGCATGGGCGCGTTCCCCCAGATCGGTGTCCCGCTCGGTCTCCTGCTGGCCTCCGGCATCCTGGCCCTGATGACGGGCGTCGTCTCGCCCGGTGACGCGTTCCTCGAGTGGGGCTGGCGGCTTCCGTTCCTGCTCAGCTTCGTCCTGGTCGTCGTCGGCATCGTCGTGCGTCGCACGGTCGAGGAGAGCCCCGTCTTCACCGAGATCGCCGCGCGCAAGGAGCAGACCAAGACGCCGATCCTGGTGCTCTTCAAGAAGCACTGGCTGCTCGTGATCCTCGCGGCGCTCACCTTCGCCGGCAACAACGCGGCTGGCTACATGACCACGGGCGGCTACCTGCAGAACTACGCGACGACCCCGCTCGAAGAAGGCGGGCTCGTCGGCATGGAACGCACCCCGGTGCTGCTCGCCGTCACCGGCTCCGCCGTGGTCTGGCTGATCTTCACCTGGATCGCCGGAAACATCTCCGACAAAATCGGGCGCCGGAACACCTACATCATCGGCTGGATCGTCTTCCTCGCCACGGTGTTCCTGCTCTTCCCGCTGGTCAACACCGGCAACGTCTGGTTGGTCTTCCTCGGCCTCGCGCTCTTCACGATCGGAAACGGCCTCACCTACGGCCAGCAGGCCGCGTACTTCACCGAGCTGTTCCCGGCCTCGATCCGCTATTCCGGCGTCTCGATCACCTACGCGCTCGGTGCGATCCTCGGCGGCGCATTCGCCCCGATGATCAGCACCTGGCTGGTGCAGACCACCGGCTCGGCCACCTCGGTCGCCTTCTACATTGCCGGTATGGTCGTCGTCGCGTTCATCGCGACGCTGCTTCTGCGTGACCGCACCGGCATCCCGCTCGGACCGGACCACGAGGCGGAGCAGTCGGTGGGTCAGATCTACGGGATGAAGTAG
- a CDS encoding SDR family oxidoreductase → MSGGRFAGRVAVVSGSSSGIGLGIAEALLAEGARVFGLDLAGAIAATAPDAQGNAVERIPCDVSDAASVADATAALLHATGGRIDHVVANAGIRGSDTPAELLPIGEFDAVMAVNLRGVFLTLQGFAPAMLAAGSGSMVAIASMSGNHVVNVPQHTVAYNTAKAGVTALTRTLAVEWGGRGVRVNAVSPGYVATPFLEADAAMHPAWLPQTVPGRFARIEEIAAGVLYLLSDAAGYCHGTELLIDGGYSLR, encoded by the coding sequence GTGAGCGGCGGCCGCTTCGCCGGGCGCGTCGCCGTCGTCAGCGGCAGTTCCAGCGGCATCGGGCTGGGCATCGCGGAGGCGCTGCTCGCCGAGGGCGCCCGTGTGTTCGGCCTGGATCTGGCGGGCGCGATCGCCGCGACGGCGCCGGACGCACAGGGCAACGCCGTCGAGCGGATCCCCTGCGACGTGAGCGATGCGGCATCCGTCGCCGACGCCACCGCCGCCCTGCTTCACGCCACCGGCGGTCGCATCGACCATGTCGTCGCGAACGCCGGCATCCGCGGCTCGGACACCCCAGCCGAGCTGCTGCCGATCGGCGAGTTCGACGCTGTGATGGCCGTCAACCTGCGCGGCGTCTTCCTCACCCTGCAGGGATTCGCCCCCGCGATGCTCGCCGCCGGCAGCGGCAGCATGGTCGCCATCGCCTCGATGTCGGGCAACCATGTCGTCAACGTGCCCCAGCACACCGTCGCGTACAACACGGCGAAGGCCGGCGTCACGGCGCTCACGCGCACGCTGGCCGTCGAGTGGGGCGGGCGCGGGGTGCGCGTCAACGCGGTCTCCCCCGGTTACGTCGCCACCCCGTTCCTCGAGGCGGACGCCGCCATGCACCCGGCCTGGCTACCGCAGACGGTCCCCGGCCGCTTCGCCCGCATCGAGGAGATCGCGGCCGGCGTGCTCTACCTGCTGTCGGATGCCGCCGGCTACTGCCACGGCACCGAGCTGCTGATCGACGGCGGCTACAGCCTGCGCTGA
- a CDS encoding ABC transporter substrate-binding protein, whose protein sequence is MKRQLTGTVAIAAATLLVLSGCAGAADSGGGEGAPIKIGSVNTISGPATFPEASQAAAAVFDAVNAEGGVNGHQIEYKALDDKGDPATATASARELVGSDEVVALVGGASLLECEINQGYYSQESILSIPGIGVDTGCFNTPNIAPANVGPFNDMTLTLLYGSETLKLDNICVLLEIAGSTRPTYQAAIDRWTEITGKKPIYVDDTVPYGASDYTPYIVKAKDAGCKALAINPVEPDAIGQVKAANAQGWDDVTWLYLTSVYSDNFAKAINDAGAGIYVPAEFYPFTEANEITADWQALMAKNDIPLTAFSQGGYLAATYFVEVLKGIDGDITRESVTKALHDMQPIANPMSGTPWVFGTAETHADQVAGWPIKLMSGTNKWELNGDDWLRIPQ, encoded by the coding sequence ATGAAAAGACAGCTCACAGGAACGGTGGCCATTGCGGCCGCCACCCTGCTCGTCCTGAGCGGATGCGCAGGCGCGGCCGACAGCGGTGGTGGCGAGGGTGCCCCCATCAAGATCGGCTCCGTCAACACCATCAGCGGCCCTGCAACGTTCCCGGAGGCCTCCCAAGCCGCAGCGGCCGTGTTCGATGCCGTCAACGCCGAGGGCGGGGTCAACGGCCACCAGATCGAGTACAAGGCGCTCGACGACAAGGGCGACCCGGCCACGGCGACCGCCTCGGCCCGCGAGCTCGTCGGCAGCGACGAGGTCGTCGCCCTCGTCGGCGGCGCCAGCCTGCTCGAGTGTGAGATCAACCAGGGCTACTACTCGCAGGAGAGCATCCTCTCGATCCCCGGCATCGGCGTCGACACGGGCTGCTTCAACACCCCGAACATCGCGCCGGCCAATGTCGGACCGTTCAACGACATGACGCTCACGCTGCTCTACGGCTCCGAGACTCTGAAGCTCGACAACATCTGTGTGCTGCTCGAGATCGCCGGCAGCACGCGGCCCACCTACCAGGCCGCGATCGACCGGTGGACCGAGATCACCGGCAAGAAGCCGATCTACGTCGACGACACGGTTCCCTACGGGGCCAGCGACTACACGCCGTACATCGTCAAGGCCAAGGACGCCGGCTGCAAGGCGCTCGCCATCAACCCGGTCGAGCCCGATGCCATCGGCCAGGTGAAGGCCGCGAACGCCCAGGGCTGGGACGACGTGACCTGGCTCTACCTCACGAGCGTCTACAGCGACAACTTCGCCAAGGCCATCAACGACGCCGGAGCCGGCATCTACGTGCCGGCCGAGTTCTACCCGTTCACCGAGGCGAACGAGATCACGGCGGACTGGCAGGCGCTGATGGCGAAGAACGACATCCCGCTCACCGCGTTCAGCCAGGGCGGGTACCTCGCCGCCACCTACTTCGTCGAGGTGCTGAAGGGCATCGACGGAGACATCACCCGGGAATCGGTGACGAAGGCGCTGCACGACATGCAGCCGATCGCCAACCCCATGTCGGGCACGCCGTGGGTCTTCGGCACCGCGGAGACCCACGCCGACCAGGTCGCCGGCTGGCCGATCAAGCTCATGAGTGGCACCAACAAGTGGGAGCTGAACGGCGACGACTGGCTGCGCATCCCGCAGTAG
- a CDS encoding branched-chain amino acid ABC transporter permease, whose amino-acid sequence MLQGALAGLAAGGLYAVLAVCLTLMSRLVRVVNFAQAATGMFGGFVAVWFVSEIGLPIWLGALLGVAVGGLLSALIGWIVATWLAEADTTTRSAMTVGPLLLLISLSFILFGNKPQPFNPIIAGPAFEIGGVVISQVTVATVSMAIVVAIACKLVLARTSVGTQLRALSERPTTAELIGIPSKPLSIAVWAVTGVISAIVIIIVAPSQSNDATSLSMLIVPAAAAALLGGFRRLDLAVVGGLVLGVLSGLVAQISEVSLIRNFLPFLFIVILLLWTQRKEVWDAAR is encoded by the coding sequence ATGTTGCAGGGCGCTCTAGCCGGGCTCGCGGCCGGCGGCCTCTACGCCGTGCTCGCCGTCTGCCTCACCCTGATGAGCCGCCTCGTGCGCGTCGTGAACTTCGCGCAGGCGGCCACCGGAATGTTCGGCGGCTTCGTCGCCGTCTGGTTCGTGAGCGAGATCGGCCTGCCGATCTGGCTCGGCGCCCTGCTCGGCGTCGCCGTCGGCGGCCTGCTCAGCGCACTGATCGGCTGGATCGTCGCCACCTGGCTCGCCGAGGCCGACACCACCACGCGCTCGGCCATGACGGTCGGCCCGCTGCTGCTGCTCATCTCGCTGAGCTTCATCCTGTTCGGCAACAAGCCGCAGCCGTTCAATCCGATCATCGCTGGTCCGGCCTTCGAGATCGGCGGCGTCGTGATCAGCCAGGTCACGGTCGCGACCGTGTCGATGGCCATCGTCGTGGCGATCGCCTGCAAGCTCGTGCTCGCCCGCACCAGCGTCGGAACACAGCTGCGGGCCCTCTCCGAGCGGCCGACGACGGCCGAGCTGATCGGCATCCCGTCGAAGCCCCTCTCGATCGCCGTCTGGGCCGTGACCGGCGTGATCAGCGCGATCGTCATCATCATCGTCGCCCCCTCGCAGTCGAACGACGCGACCAGCCTGTCGATGCTCATCGTGCCGGCCGCCGCCGCCGCGCTGCTCGGCGGATTCCGCCGCCTCGACCTCGCCGTGGTCGGCGGGCTCGTGCTCGGGGTGCTCAGCGGCCTGGTCGCGCAGATCAGCGAGGTGTCACTGATCCGCAACTTCCTGCCGTTCCTGTTCATCGTCATCCTGCTGCTCTGGACCCAACGCAAGGAGGTGTGGGATGCCGCGCGCTGA
- a CDS encoding nuclear transport factor 2 family protein: MSNADIIREHYAASDRGDLAGMTAPFHPAVRWTEAAGFPYAGTYVGPDAVAANVFARIQEDWDDYTVAIDEVLDAGDAVIGVGTYSGTYKATGQFFAARVAHIWRLADGEVVAFEQFTDTELVNRAIRAG; this comes from the coding sequence ATGAGCAACGCAGACATCATCCGTGAGCACTACGCGGCATCCGATCGGGGCGACCTGGCGGGAATGACCGCGCCGTTCCACCCCGCGGTGCGCTGGACGGAGGCCGCCGGATTCCCGTACGCGGGAACCTACGTCGGCCCGGACGCCGTCGCCGCCAACGTCTTCGCCCGCATCCAGGAGGACTGGGACGACTACACCGTGGCCATCGACGAGGTGCTCGACGCCGGCGACGCCGTGATCGGCGTCGGCACCTACTCGGGCACGTACAAGGCCACCGGTCAGTTCTTCGCGGCGCGGGTCGCGCACATCTGGCGGCTCGCCGACGGCGAGGTCGTCGCCTTCGAGCAGTTCACCGACACCGAGCTCGTCAACCGGGCGATCCGGGCGGGCTGA
- a CDS encoding zinc-dependent alcohol dehydrogenase: MSESTLPTTSRQLVFTERDAMAVSDSPVPPTGDDDVLLRVALVGICATDLHLLAGHIGDPFPLVPGHEFVGEVAAIGPAAARSRGLAVGDHVAVEMLLPCRSCARCREGRYNLCEADDMALGLERGRQYGVNIPRTVEPGLWGGYSEYLHVPAEATTHRLPDAMPWERAVLVEPLAVAYRTIQRARLSPGESVVIIGPGPVGLLAAAAARAAGAGRVIVAGTRDSRLELARRFGADAVVNTRETDAVAAVRAELGGLADVVIEIAGVAAAQQQAVQLARRGGRVVLAGACGANVAVTFRADEELLTREIDLLPSFLSAGGFEPAIALLGRNEFPFTELVTHRFALEQTAEAFATIAAREAGVIKAVLEPGLRRPAPLDGRAA; encoded by the coding sequence ATGTCAGAGTCGACCCTCCCCACCACCTCCCGCCAGCTCGTGTTCACCGAGCGCGACGCCATGGCGGTCTCCGACAGCCCCGTTCCGCCGACCGGCGACGACGACGTGCTCCTGCGCGTGGCGTTGGTCGGCATCTGCGCAACCGACCTGCACCTGCTTGCCGGCCACATCGGCGACCCGTTCCCGCTCGTGCCCGGGCACGAGTTCGTCGGCGAGGTGGCCGCCATCGGGCCGGCGGCGGCGCGCAGCCGTGGCCTCGCGGTCGGCGACCACGTTGCGGTCGAGATGCTGCTGCCGTGCCGCAGCTGCGCGCGCTGCCGCGAGGGCCGTTACAACCTCTGCGAGGCGGACGACATGGCGCTCGGACTCGAGCGCGGCCGCCAGTACGGAGTGAACATTCCGCGCACCGTCGAACCCGGACTCTGGGGCGGCTACTCCGAGTACCTACACGTGCCGGCAGAGGCGACGACGCACCGGCTCCCCGACGCCATGCCGTGGGAGCGCGCGGTGTTGGTCGAGCCGCTCGCCGTCGCCTACCGCACCATCCAGCGCGCCCGGCTGAGCCCCGGCGAGAGCGTCGTGATCATCGGCCCCGGGCCCGTCGGCCTGCTGGCGGCGGCCGCTGCGCGTGCAGCAGGAGCCGGCCGCGTGATCGTCGCCGGCACCCGCGACAGCCGGCTCGAGCTGGCCCGGCGCTTCGGTGCCGACGCCGTCGTGAACACCCGGGAGACGGATGCCGTGGCAGCCGTGCGGGCCGAGCTCGGCGGGCTGGCCGACGTCGTCATCGAGATCGCCGGCGTTGCCGCCGCCCAGCAGCAGGCCGTGCAGTTGGCGCGGCGCGGCGGGCGGGTCGTGCTCGCCGGGGCCTGCGGGGCGAACGTCGCCGTCACGTTCCGGGCGGACGAGGAGCTGCTGACCCGGGAGATCGACCTGCTGCCGTCCTTTCTCTCGGCCGGCGGCTTCGAGCCCGCCATCGCGCTGCTCGGCAGGAACGAGTTCCCGTTCACCGAGCTGGTGACCCACCGCTTCGCGCTCGAGCAGACGGCGGAGGCCTTCGCCACGATCGCCGCGCGTGAGGCCGGCGTGATCAAGGCCGTGCTCGAGCCGGGGCTGCGCCGCCCAGCCCCGCTCGACGGGCGCGCGGCGTGA
- a CDS encoding TrmH family RNA methyltransferase, which produces MPVTLITDLSDPRLHDYSHQTDVALKKARSAEHGIYIAESALVLERALRAGHTARSVLALGGTSSEAEALVGGDVPIFSGDGALLAELTGYVLHRGLIAAMNRPALPDPAQLLADARRIVIVENVADPTNLGAIFRSAGAIGADAVLVTPNCTDPFYRRAIRVSMGTVLQVPWTRTGDWPSTRALLDAHGFHVAALALTPDAVSLRDFDGAQHDRLALVLGAEGSGLTEAALAASDTVVQIPMKHGIDSLNVAAASAVAMWALG; this is translated from the coding sequence GTGCCTGTCACCCTGATCACAGACCTCAGCGACCCGCGGTTGCACGACTACTCGCACCAGACGGATGTCGCGCTGAAGAAGGCGCGATCCGCCGAACACGGGATATACATCGCCGAATCGGCCCTCGTGCTCGAGCGCGCGCTGCGCGCCGGCCACACGGCCCGATCCGTGCTGGCGCTCGGCGGCACCTCCTCAGAGGCCGAGGCCCTCGTCGGCGGCGACGTGCCGATCTTCTCCGGTGACGGGGCGCTCCTGGCCGAGCTGACCGGCTACGTGCTGCACCGCGGGTTGATCGCCGCGATGAACCGGCCAGCCCTGCCAGACCCCGCACAGCTGCTCGCCGACGCGCGCCGCATCGTCATCGTCGAGAACGTCGCCGACCCCACCAACCTCGGCGCCATTTTCCGCTCCGCCGGCGCGATCGGGGCCGACGCCGTGCTGGTCACCCCGAACTGCACCGACCCGTTCTACCGCCGCGCCATCCGGGTGTCGATGGGCACCGTGCTGCAGGTGCCGTGGACCCGCACCGGCGACTGGCCGAGCACCCGCGCGCTGCTGGACGCGCACGGCTTCCACGTGGCCGCGCTGGCGCTCACGCCGGACGCCGTCAGCCTGCGCGACTTCGACGGCGCCCAGCACGATCGGCTGGCCCTCGTGCTGGGCGCGGAGGGTAGCGGGCTGACCGAGGCGGCTCTTGCGGCATCCGACACCGTCGTGCAGATCCCGATGAAGCACGGCATCGACTCGTTGAATGTGGCCGCCGCCAGCGCCGTCGCCATGTGGGCGCTCGGGTAG
- a CDS encoding SDR family NAD(P)-dependent oxidoreductase codes for MLIHGAAALVTGGASGLGLATATALHDAGAAVVLFDLPGAPGDQIVEALGGRARFVAGDVTNAADVQAAVDAANGLGPLRIVVNCAGIVSGARTVGRDGPQPLEDFERVIRVNLTGTFNVIRLAAAAMQANEPAGETPERGVIVNTASVAAFDGQIGQAAYSASKGAVAAMTLPLAREFAQTLIRVMTIAPGTFDTPMLRQLSDELRASLGAQVPHPARLGDPAEYAALVCHIVENPMLNGEVIRLDGAIRMQPR; via the coding sequence ATGCTGATTCATGGAGCAGCGGCGCTCGTCACGGGCGGCGCATCGGGACTCGGGCTGGCCACGGCCACCGCATTGCACGACGCGGGGGCAGCCGTCGTGCTCTTCGACCTGCCCGGGGCGCCGGGGGACCAGATCGTTGAGGCGCTCGGAGGGCGGGCGCGCTTCGTCGCCGGCGATGTCACGAACGCCGCCGATGTGCAGGCCGCGGTCGACGCCGCCAACGGTCTCGGGCCGCTGCGGATCGTCGTGAACTGCGCCGGCATTGTGTCTGGCGCCCGCACGGTCGGGCGAGACGGCCCGCAGCCGCTGGAGGATTTTGAGCGCGTCATCCGGGTCAACCTCACCGGAACGTTCAACGTGATCCGGCTGGCCGCTGCCGCCATGCAGGCGAACGAGCCGGCCGGGGAGACGCCGGAGCGCGGCGTCATTGTGAACACGGCCTCGGTGGCCGCCTTCGACGGCCAGATCGGGCAGGCCGCCTACTCGGCGTCCAAGGGCGCCGTCGCGGCGATGACGCTGCCGTTGGCCCGGGAGTTCGCGCAGACGCTGATCCGCGTGATGACGATCGCCCCCGGCACCTTCGACACCCCGATGCTGCGCCAGCTCTCCGACGAGCTGCGGGCATCGCTCGGCGCCCAGGTGCCGCATCCCGCGCGCCTCGGCGACCCCGCTGAATACGCGGCGCTGGTGTGCCACATCGTCGAGAACCCGATGCTGAACGGTGAGGTGATCCGGTTGGACGGCGCGATCCGGATGCAGCCGCGCTGA